The following coding sequences are from one Leucoraja erinacea ecotype New England chromosome 2, Leri_hhj_1, whole genome shotgun sequence window:
- the idi1 gene encoding isopentenyl-diphosphate Delta-isomerase 1 isoform X1: MMRALLTGSCRGATGCLGLGLGLSQSWAATPRTLGAAVAAARATQPPQHRACSSLAHQPSWYIGKRSTATMPEINMDNLDAKQVQLLAEMCILIDENDVKTGADTKRNCHLNENINKGLLHRAFSVFIFNNEGKLLLQQRSDAKITFPGCFTNTCCSHPLSTAAETEEKDALGVRRAAQRRLKEEFGIPMQQVPLEEMNYLTRIHYKAQSDGIWGEHEIDYIIFMQKDVTLQPDPNEIKSHCYVTQEELKELLEKAENKEVKITPWFKLIAEKFLYTWWDSLHNLKQFVNHEEIHRM; this comes from the exons ATGATGCGGGCGCTGCTGACTGGCTCGTGCCGTGGGGCCACCGGCtgcctgggtctgggtctgggtctgagcCAGAGCTGGGCTGCAACTCCCCGGACACTGGGCGCAGCAGTAGCAGCCGCCCGGGCCACACAACCACCCCAACACCGTGCATGCAGCTCGCTGGCACACCAGCCTTCCTG GTATATTGGAAAGAGGAGCACAGCAACCATGCCAGAAATAAACATGGACAACCTGGATGCCAAACAGGTCCAGCTCTTGGCTGAAATGTGCATCCTCATTGATGAGAATGATGTAAAAACTGGAGCAGACACAAAGAGAAATTGTCATCTGAATGAAAACATTAATAAAg GTTTGCTTCACAGAGCCTTCAGCGTTTTTATCTTCAACAATGAGGGGAAGCTTTTGCTGCAACAGAGGTCTGATGCAAAGATCACTTTCCCAG GCTGTTTTACAAACACTTGTTGCAGCCATCCTCTTAGCACTGCAGCAGAAACAGAAGAGAAGGATGCACTTGGTGTAAGACGAGCAGCCCAGCGCAGATTAAAAGAGGAGTTTGGCATACCTATGCAACAG GTCCCTTTAGAAGAGATGAATTACTTGACCCGCATTCACTACAAGGCTCAGTCTGATGGGATCTGGGGAGAACATGAAATTGACTACATAATATTTATGCAGAAGGATGTAACGCTGCAACCGGATCCTAATGAGATCAAAAGTCATTGCTACGTGACACAAGAGGAATTGAAGGAACTGTTGGAAAAAGCAGAAAACAAGGAAGTGAAAATCACACCATGGTTCAAACTTATTGCTGAGAAGTTTCTCTACACATGGTGGGACAGTCTGCATAACCTGAAGCAGTTCGTAAATCATGAGGAAATCCACCGAATGTAG
- the idi1 gene encoding isopentenyl-diphosphate Delta-isomerase 1 isoform X2, producing MNTHYTRQRNRSKKSNPSHFIRNGKFENEYVLRYIGKRSTATMPEINMDNLDAKQVQLLAEMCILIDENDVKTGADTKRNCHLNENINKGLLHRAFSVFIFNNEGKLLLQQRSDAKITFPGCFTNTCCSHPLSTAAETEEKDALGVRRAAQRRLKEEFGIPMQQVPLEEMNYLTRIHYKAQSDGIWGEHEIDYIIFMQKDVTLQPDPNEIKSHCYVTQEELKELLEKAENKEVKITPWFKLIAEKFLYTWWDSLHNLKQFVNHEEIHRM from the exons ATGAACACTCATTATACCAGACAAAGAAACCGAAGCAAAAAATCAAATCCATCACATTTCATCAGAAATGGaaagtttgaaaatgaatatgttTTAAG GTATATTGGAAAGAGGAGCACAGCAACCATGCCAGAAATAAACATGGACAACCTGGATGCCAAACAGGTCCAGCTCTTGGCTGAAATGTGCATCCTCATTGATGAGAATGATGTAAAAACTGGAGCAGACACAAAGAGAAATTGTCATCTGAATGAAAACATTAATAAAg GTTTGCTTCACAGAGCCTTCAGCGTTTTTATCTTCAACAATGAGGGGAAGCTTTTGCTGCAACAGAGGTCTGATGCAAAGATCACTTTCCCAG GCTGTTTTACAAACACTTGTTGCAGCCATCCTCTTAGCACTGCAGCAGAAACAGAAGAGAAGGATGCACTTGGTGTAAGACGAGCAGCCCAGCGCAGATTAAAAGAGGAGTTTGGCATACCTATGCAACAG GTCCCTTTAGAAGAGATGAATTACTTGACCCGCATTCACTACAAGGCTCAGTCTGATGGGATCTGGGGAGAACATGAAATTGACTACATAATATTTATGCAGAAGGATGTAACGCTGCAACCGGATCCTAATGAGATCAAAAGTCATTGCTACGTGACACAAGAGGAATTGAAGGAACTGTTGGAAAAAGCAGAAAACAAGGAAGTGAAAATCACACCATGGTTCAAACTTATTGCTGAGAAGTTTCTCTACACATGGTGGGACAGTCTGCATAACCTGAAGCAGTTCGTAAATCATGAGGAAATCCACCGAATGTAG
- the idi1 gene encoding isopentenyl-diphosphate Delta-isomerase 1 isoform X3, protein MPEINMDNLDAKQVQLLAEMCILIDENDVKTGADTKRNCHLNENINKGLLHRAFSVFIFNNEGKLLLQQRSDAKITFPGCFTNTCCSHPLSTAAETEEKDALGVRRAAQRRLKEEFGIPMQQVPLEEMNYLTRIHYKAQSDGIWGEHEIDYIIFMQKDVTLQPDPNEIKSHCYVTQEELKELLEKAENKEVKITPWFKLIAEKFLYTWWDSLHNLKQFVNHEEIHRM, encoded by the exons ATGCCAGAAATAAACATGGACAACCTGGATGCCAAACAGGTCCAGCTCTTGGCTGAAATGTGCATCCTCATTGATGAGAATGATGTAAAAACTGGAGCAGACACAAAGAGAAATTGTCATCTGAATGAAAACATTAATAAAg GTTTGCTTCACAGAGCCTTCAGCGTTTTTATCTTCAACAATGAGGGGAAGCTTTTGCTGCAACAGAGGTCTGATGCAAAGATCACTTTCCCAG GCTGTTTTACAAACACTTGTTGCAGCCATCCTCTTAGCACTGCAGCAGAAACAGAAGAGAAGGATGCACTTGGTGTAAGACGAGCAGCCCAGCGCAGATTAAAAGAGGAGTTTGGCATACCTATGCAACAG GTCCCTTTAGAAGAGATGAATTACTTGACCCGCATTCACTACAAGGCTCAGTCTGATGGGATCTGGGGAGAACATGAAATTGACTACATAATATTTATGCAGAAGGATGTAACGCTGCAACCGGATCCTAATGAGATCAAAAGTCATTGCTACGTGACACAAGAGGAATTGAAGGAACTGTTGGAAAAAGCAGAAAACAAGGAAGTGAAAATCACACCATGGTTCAAACTTATTGCTGAGAAGTTTCTCTACACATGGTGGGACAGTCTGCATAACCTGAAGCAGTTCGTAAATCATGAGGAAATCCACCGAATGTAG